The following is a genomic window from Gymnodinialimonas ceratoperidinii.
CTTGCCCGAGCTTTCAGGCCCATAGATTTCAACGATGCGCCCCTTGGGCAGCCCGCCGATCCCCAAGGCAATGTCGAGCCCGAGGGAGCCTGTGGAGGTCGCCTCGATCTCCTGAATGGCATTCTCGCCGCCCAGTTTCATGATAGAGCCCTTGCCGAACTGGCGTTCGATCTGCGCCAGCGCGCTGTCGAGGGCTTTTTGCTTATCAGCAGATTTACGATCGGTCATGTCGAGAAGGTTCGCCGTTGCCATGGAATTCAGATCCTTATGTCATGCCGCAGGGTCTGGCGGCAATGGGGCCGGTTGGGGCAAAGCACCCTCGGGTCCGGCTTCGTTATGTTCACCTCTTGTTCACATTGCAGCTAGCAAACAAAACGAGAACAATTCAAGTTAAATCTTCTGTGCTGTGATAATTCACACGAAGGCGTTAACAATCGGTTACGAAAACTGGGAAGACTTGAGGGGTGCAGGCGGTGTTGGTGTTTTGGAAAGCGCGGCTGGTGCTTCTGGCGGTGCCGAAGACGGGGACGACGGCACTGGAATCGGCGCTTTTGCCCCATGCGGACACCGCGATCCTGAACCCGCCTCAGCAGAAGCATTGCACGGTACGGCGCTACCGGAACCAGTTGCAGAAATTTTTCGAGCAGCGCGGCCAGCGGCAGTTGGAATTGATGGCTGTCGTCCGCGAGCCTGTTGGCTGGCTCTCGAGTTGGTATCGCTACCGCGCGCGCGACGAGATAAGCGGCACCGAGAACTCCACTGCCGAAGTAACGTTCGATGATTTCGTCGATGCCTGGCTGGAGGATACTCCGCCCGAATTTGCCAAGGTTGGCCGTCAGTCGCGTTTCGTCTCGGCGGAGGACGGCAGCCTCGGCGTCGACCATCTTTTCCGCCACGACCAACTCGATCGCGCCGTCTCCTTTCTGGAGGATCGGCTCAAGACGCCGCTGGAATTGGGCCGCAGCAACGTCTCCCCTGCCCGGCCCGTCGACCTGAGCGCCGCGATGGAGGCGCGCCTGCACACAGAAGCGCCCGAGGAATTCGATCTCTGGTCGCGTGTGGGCGGTGATCTCGTCCCTTAGTGCAGTTGCTGGCGCACCGTCTCGGTCAGGTCGACAAGCGAAAACGGCTTCGGCAAGAAAACCGAGCCCGGCACGCTCATCGATCCCTCCGCCATTGCGTCATCGGCATAGCCGGACACGAAAACCACCTTGGTTCCGGGGCGGTCCTTCAGAGCTTTCCGCACCCATGACGGACCGTCCATCCCCGGCATGATCACATCGGTGACGAAGAGATCGACCTCCAGGCCCGTGTCGGAGAGTGTTTCCAGCGCCTCTTCCGCGCTGCCGGCCTCCATCACGGTGTAGCCGCGCAGGCGCAACGCGCGCGAGGCAAAGGCCCGCACCGGAGCCTCGTCCTCCACCAGCAAGACGACGCCGGGTCTCCCCTCGTTGGCGGTTTCGATCAACTCGGATGTGTTGCTTTCGATCAGTTCTACCGTCGGCCCCTCCCCCGACTTCAGATGCGCCGGAATATA
Proteins encoded in this region:
- a CDS encoding sulfotransferase family 2 domain-containing protein, whose amino-acid sequence is MFWKARLVLLAVPKTGTTALESALLPHADTAILNPPQQKHCTVRRYRNQLQKFFEQRGQRQLELMAVVREPVGWLSSWYRYRARDEISGTENSTAEVTFDDFVDAWLEDTPPEFAKVGRQSRFVSAEDGSLGVDHLFRHDQLDRAVSFLEDRLKTPLELGRSNVSPARPVDLSAAMEARLHTEAPEEFDLWSRVGGDLVP